One genomic region from Candidatus Methylomirabilota bacterium encodes:
- a CDS encoding MarC family protein — MLDLPEYVQLLAALLAITNPLGKIPVFTALTGHHSVADKHRVGLIAATAVVVILLVSFFLGELVLRALGITIPAFRIAGGILLLLSALAMMSGDAGAPPVAGSTPHGDPAAVAVVPLATPLLAGPGAISTVIVYAHRHASLAHAILVVAAIVSVGVVILVVFRLAPLLASVLRRTGMNVASRLTGLIIAATAVEFIVDGIAVLFPGLLK, encoded by the coding sequence ATGCTCGATCTCCCCGAGTACGTGCAGCTTCTGGCGGCTCTGCTCGCGATCACGAACCCGCTGGGGAAGATCCCGGTCTTCACCGCGCTCACGGGCCACCACTCCGTCGCGGACAAGCATCGGGTCGGGCTCATCGCCGCCACCGCCGTGGTCGTGATCCTGCTCGTGTCCTTCTTCCTGGGAGAGCTCGTCCTGAGGGCGCTCGGGATCACGATCCCCGCCTTCCGCATCGCCGGCGGCATCCTCTTGCTCCTCTCGGCGCTCGCCATGATGTCCGGCGACGCGGGCGCTCCGCCGGTGGCGGGGTCCACGCCGCACGGCGACCCGGCCGCCGTGGCCGTGGTGCCGCTGGCCACGCCCCTCCTCGCCGGCCCCGGCGCCATCAGCACCGTGATCGTCTACGCCCACCGCCACGCCTCGCTCGCGCACGCGATCCTCGTGGTGGCGGCGATCGTCAGCGTGGGGGTGGTGATCCTGGTCGTCTTCCGGCTGGCCCCGCTCCTGGCGTCCGTCCTCAGGCGCACGGGGATGAACGTCGCCTCCCGCCTCACCGGTCTCATCATCGCGGCGACGGCCGTGGAGTTCATCGTGGACGGCATCGCCGTGCTCTTCCCGGGACTCCTCAAGTAG
- a CDS encoding CocE/NonD family hydrolase: protein MSRIRTLLGVGVPMRDGVRLSTDVYLPDAPGPFPVILIRTPYGNNLEAQVQDAIHFARRGYAVAIQDCRGRYDSEGEWSPFVHEALDGYDAQEWCGIQPWSTGKVGTSGASYVALTQWLPAPLRNGHLAAMAPRVGFSNLYHNWVYTGGAFQLGFNLRWAAIQMHGRTNQVQYLWMPSEQHLSTLFWHLPLITGDENAGRVCEFYKEWIRHPAYDSYWEKLGNVEKDYDQIDVPAYGFGGWYDVFLQSTLNNFMGVRARGYSERARRGQKLLIGPWIHDLGARGTRSRTGDVDFGPDSVLDLRAEELRWFDYWLRGVDTGVMAEPPVRVFVMGANRWRTAEDWPIPGTRFVEHYFHGGGRANSLFGDGHLDRRRPEAEPPDTFLYDPRDPVPTLGGSTCCGEDITPITMGPRDQRPAEWRPDVLVYTTPPLEADVEVTGPIRVVLWAASTAPDTDFTAKLVDVYPSGFAMNVAQGIIRARFRESWENPALLRPGQIYRYEIDCWSSSNCFQTGHRIRVEIASANFPQFDRNPNTGRAFGLDAELQPATQTVYHDAAHPSHILLPIVP from the coding sequence GTGTCCCGGATCCGGACCCTGCTCGGCGTCGGCGTGCCCATGCGTGATGGCGTCCGCCTCTCCACCGACGTCTACCTGCCCGACGCGCCCGGCCCGTTCCCGGTGATCCTGATCCGCACACCGTACGGCAACAACCTCGAAGCCCAGGTCCAGGACGCGATCCACTTCGCCCGGCGCGGCTACGCGGTGGCGATCCAGGATTGCCGCGGCCGATACGATTCCGAAGGGGAGTGGTCGCCGTTCGTCCACGAGGCGCTCGATGGCTACGACGCGCAGGAGTGGTGCGGTATCCAGCCCTGGTCGACCGGCAAGGTCGGGACCAGCGGCGCCTCGTACGTGGCCCTGACCCAGTGGCTGCCGGCCCCCCTCCGCAACGGGCACCTCGCCGCCATGGCGCCGCGGGTCGGCTTCTCGAACCTCTACCACAACTGGGTGTACACCGGCGGTGCCTTCCAGCTCGGCTTCAACCTCCGCTGGGCCGCCATTCAGATGCACGGGCGGACGAACCAGGTCCAGTACCTCTGGATGCCGTCCGAGCAGCATCTCTCGACCCTGTTCTGGCACCTGCCGCTCATCACCGGCGACGAGAACGCCGGCCGCGTCTGCGAGTTCTACAAGGAATGGATCCGCCATCCGGCCTACGATTCGTACTGGGAGAAGCTGGGCAACGTCGAGAAGGACTACGATCAGATCGACGTGCCCGCCTACGGGTTCGGGGGCTGGTACGACGTCTTCCTCCAGTCCACCCTGAACAACTTCATGGGCGTGCGGGCCCGCGGGTATTCCGAGCGCGCCCGCCGCGGCCAGAAGCTCCTGATCGGCCCCTGGATCCACGACCTCGGCGCCCGCGGGACGCGGAGCCGGACCGGCGACGTCGACTTCGGGCCGGACTCGGTCCTCGACCTGCGCGCCGAGGAGCTGCGCTGGTTCGATTACTGGCTCCGCGGCGTCGACACCGGCGTCATGGCCGAGCCTCCGGTGCGCGTCTTCGTGATGGGGGCGAATCGCTGGCGCACGGCCGAGGACTGGCCCATCCCCGGCACGCGGTTCGTCGAGCACTACTTCCACGGCGGCGGCCGGGCCAACTCCCTCTTCGGCGATGGGCACCTCGATCGGCGCCGGCCCGAGGCCGAGCCGCCCGACACCTTCCTCTACGATCCGCGCGACCCGGTGCCGACCCTCGGCGGGAGCACGTGCTGCGGCGAGGACATCACGCCCATCACCATGGGGCCCCGCGATCAGCGGCCGGCCGAGTGGCGCCCGGACGTCCTCGTCTACACGACGCCGCCGCTCGAGGCGGACGTGGAGGTGACCGGGCCGATCAGGGTCGTGCTGTGGGCGGCGTCCACCGCCCCCGACACCGACTTCACGGCGAAGCTCGTCGACGTCTACCCGTCCGGCTTCGCGATGAATGTCGCCCAGGGGATCATCCGGGCTCGCTTCCGGGAGTCCTGGGAGAACCCGGCGCTGCTCAGGCCGGGGCAGATCTACCGGTACGAGATCGACTGCTGGTCCTCGTCGAACTGCTTCCAGACGGGGCACCGGATCCGCGTGGAGATCGCCTCGGCGAACTTCCCCCAGTTCGACCGGAACCCGAATACCGGCCGCGCCTTCGGGCTCGACGCCGAGCTTCAGCCGGCAACGCAGACCGTCTACCACGACGCCGCCCACCCGTCCCACATCCTCCTCCCCATCGTGCCCTGA
- the treY gene encoding malto-oligosyltrehalose synthase, giving the protein MSAEPGRPQTAASLPRRLPWATYRLQFNHRFTFRDAAAVVPYLRRLGITDCYASPYFKARPGSLHGYDVSDHNRLNPEVGSEADYDAFVAVLATNGLGQILDIIPNHMGVGEAGNVWWMDVLTHGPGSYFARVFDVDWSPIKVALRDRLLLPILGDQYGIVLERGELTVVYDRGAFYVRYHDFQLPIDPRSATAILELDVGRLDAEPGPEHPDVMELRSISTALRNLPGQRDADVEKYRERRRETEVVRRRLERLRDGAPAVRQFLDENIRIFNGQKGDLKSFDRLDALLERQAYRLAYWRVAAEEINYRRFFDENQLAAIRVEDPVVFEETHRLVGRLLAEGKVTGLRVDHLDGLYDPAGYLKRLQERCRGEGPEPGCYLVVEKILTGPERLREGWPIHGTTGYTFLNLVTGILVDRTHFRVMDRIYRAYSGRSIAYPDEVYDKKRLIMRISLASELQMLGHRLDRLSERHRRTRDFTLVSLTEALREVIAAFPVYRTYTADFEVHPADRAVIEHAVSVARRRNPTTNVTVYDFVRDTLLLRPLEGADEGYRQAQLEFVMKFQQFTGPVMAKAVEDTVFYTFHRLVSLNEVGGDPERFGIPLEAFHHRNAERAERWPYTMCATATHDTKRGEDLRARITVLSEIPREWQARLTRWRRLNRRRRQPVGERLAPSRNEEYLFYQTLVGAWPLTQLDAAAHQVVVDRLTSYLLKAVREAKINTSWINPDEPYERAIQRYVASVLDRVESAAFLADLEGFLAEIADAGLFAALSQAVLKLTCPGVPDLYQGTELWDFSLVDPDNRRPVDYAHRSALLADLEARCARPEADLRGLAAELVATRADGRLKLYLIWRALAARRRHPALQPGGGYRALSASGSRADHVCALARVAQDDHVVVIAPRWFTRLQGPDGLPFGAEVWEDTEVLLESIPAAPTYRNLFTGESVPGRTAHGRPAVELAAAIRTFPVAVLEPES; this is encoded by the coding sequence GTGAGCGCCGAGCCCGGTCGTCCCCAAACAGCCGCCTCGCTCCCCCGGCGGCTCCCCTGGGCAACGTACCGGCTCCAGTTCAACCACCGCTTCACGTTCCGGGACGCGGCCGCCGTCGTGCCCTATCTCCGTCGCCTCGGCATCACCGACTGTTACGCCTCGCCGTACTTCAAGGCCCGGCCCGGCAGCCTGCACGGCTACGACGTCTCGGATCACAACCGCCTGAATCCGGAAGTCGGCTCGGAGGCCGACTACGACGCCTTCGTCGCGGTACTGGCGACCAACGGCCTCGGCCAGATCCTCGACATCATCCCGAATCACATGGGGGTCGGCGAAGCGGGCAACGTCTGGTGGATGGACGTCCTCACCCACGGGCCCGGCTCGTACTTCGCGCGGGTCTTCGACGTCGACTGGTCCCCGATCAAGGTCGCGCTCCGCGACCGCTTGCTGCTGCCGATCCTGGGCGACCAGTACGGGATCGTGCTGGAGCGCGGCGAGCTGACCGTGGTCTACGACCGGGGCGCCTTCTACGTCCGCTATCACGACTTCCAGCTCCCGATCGACCCGCGCTCGGCCACCGCGATCCTCGAGCTGGACGTCGGCCGCCTCGACGCCGAGCCGGGCCCGGAGCACCCGGATGTCATGGAGCTCCGCAGCATCAGCACGGCTCTCCGGAACCTCCCCGGCCAGCGCGACGCCGACGTCGAAAAGTACCGGGAGCGGCGGCGGGAGACCGAGGTGGTGCGGCGCCGGCTCGAGCGGCTGCGCGACGGCGCCCCCGCGGTGCGGCAGTTCCTCGACGAGAACATCCGGATCTTCAACGGCCAGAAGGGCGACCTCAAGAGCTTCGACCGGCTCGACGCGCTGCTCGAGCGCCAGGCCTACCGCCTGGCCTACTGGCGGGTGGCCGCCGAGGAGATCAACTACCGCCGCTTCTTCGACGAGAACCAGCTGGCGGCCATCCGGGTGGAAGATCCGGTCGTGTTCGAGGAGACGCACCGGCTGGTCGGCCGGCTCCTCGCCGAGGGCAAGGTCACTGGGCTCCGCGTGGATCACCTGGATGGCCTCTACGACCCGGCCGGCTACCTCAAACGGCTGCAGGAGCGCTGCCGCGGCGAGGGCCCGGAGCCCGGATGCTACCTGGTCGTGGAGAAGATCCTCACGGGCCCCGAGCGTCTCCGGGAAGGATGGCCGATCCACGGCACGACCGGCTACACCTTCCTGAACCTCGTGACGGGCATCCTGGTGGACCGCACACACTTCCGCGTGATGGACCGCATCTACCGCGCCTACAGCGGGCGGTCGATCGCGTACCCCGACGAGGTCTACGACAAGAAGCGGCTCATCATGCGGATCAGCCTGGCCAGCGAGCTGCAGATGCTCGGGCACCGGCTGGACCGACTCTCGGAGCGCCACCGGCGCACCCGCGACTTCACGCTGGTGAGCCTCACCGAGGCGCTGCGAGAAGTCATCGCCGCCTTCCCCGTCTACCGGACCTACACCGCCGACTTCGAGGTCCACCCCGCCGATCGGGCGGTGATCGAGCACGCGGTCAGCGTGGCCCGCCGGCGCAATCCCACGACCAACGTGACCGTGTACGACTTCGTCCGGGACACGCTGCTGCTCCGGCCGCTGGAGGGAGCCGACGAAGGGTACCGCCAGGCGCAGCTCGAGTTCGTCATGAAGTTCCAGCAGTTCACGGGCCCCGTGATGGCGAAGGCGGTGGAGGACACCGTCTTCTACACCTTCCACCGGCTCGTCTCGCTGAACGAGGTGGGCGGGGATCCCGAGCGGTTCGGCATCCCGCTCGAGGCCTTCCACCATCGGAACGCCGAGCGCGCCGAGCGCTGGCCCTACACGATGTGCGCGACCGCGACTCACGACACGAAGCGCGGCGAGGACCTCCGGGCGCGCATCACGGTGCTCTCGGAGATCCCGCGAGAGTGGCAGGCTCGGCTCACTCGCTGGCGGCGGCTGAACCGCCGGCGGCGGCAGCCGGTGGGCGAGCGGCTGGCCCCGAGCCGAAACGAGGAATACCTCTTCTACCAGACCCTGGTCGGCGCCTGGCCGCTCACGCAACTGGACGCCGCCGCTCACCAGGTCGTCGTGGACCGCCTCACGTCCTACCTGCTGAAGGCGGTCCGCGAGGCCAAGATCAACACGAGCTGGATCAACCCGGACGAGCCCTACGAGCGAGCCATCCAGCGCTACGTGGCCAGCGTGCTGGACCGCGTCGAGAGCGCGGCGTTCCTCGCCGACCTCGAGGGCTTCCTCGCCGAGATCGCCGACGCCGGGCTCTTCGCCGCGCTGTCGCAGGCGGTGCTGAAGCTCACGTGCCCCGGCGTCCCCGATCTCTACCAGGGGACGGAGCTGTGGGACTTCTCCCTGGTAGACCCGGACAACCGCCGCCCGGTCGATTACGCGCACCGCTCGGCCTTGCTGGCCGACCTCGAGGCGCGCTGCGCCCGCCCGGAGGCCGACCTGCGCGGGCTGGCGGCGGAGCTGGTGGCCACCCGGGCGGATGGCCGGCTGAAGCTCTACCTCATCTGGCGGGCCCTCGCCGCCCGCCGCCGCCACCCGGCGCTGCAGCCCGGCGGCGGCTACCGCGCGCTCAGCGCCAGCGGCTCACGGGCCGATCACGTGTGCGCCCTCGCCCGCGTCGCCCAGGACGATCACGTGGTGGTGATCGCCCCGCGCTGGTTCACGCGGCTCCAGGGACCCGACGGCCTGCCCTTCGGAGCAGAGGTATGGGAGGACACCGAGGTGCTCCTCGAGAGCATCCCGGCCGCGCCGACGTACCGGAACCTGTTCACGGGTGAGAGCGTGCCGGGCCGGACGGCCCACGGCCGGCCGGCAGTCGAGCTGGCGGCCGCCATCAGGACGTTCCCCGTCGCCGTGCTCGAGCCCGAGTCCTAG